The DNA region CGGATCGAGGTCGGCGGACAGACCGGCGCTCTCGATGATCCAGCCAGCGATTGCGTGGTCGAAGTCATCGCCGCCCAGCGCGCTGTCGCCGCCGGTAGCCAAAACCTCAAACACGCCGCCGGTCAGACGCAGAATCGAAATATCGAAGGTGCCACCACCCAGGTCATAAATCGCGACCAGGCCTTCAGCTTGTTGATCCAGACCGTAAGCCACAGCAGCGGCGGTCGGCTCATTGAGCAGACGCAGCACATTAAGACCGGCCAGTTTGGCGGCATCCTTGGTGGCTTGACGCTGAGCATCGTCGAAATAGGCCGGAACGGTGATCACCGCGCCTACCAGTTCGCCACCCAACGTCGCTTCGGCGCGCTGACGCAGCACTTTCAGGATATCGGCGGAAACTTCGACCGGGCTTTTCGGGCCCTGAATCGTGTCGATGAACGGCATGTGCGATTCGCCGCCGACAAAGCGGTACGGCAGTTGATCGCCCAATTGCTTGACGTCGGAGAGACCACGACCCATCAAGCGCTTGACCGACAGCACGGTGTTCAAAGGGTCAGTGGCGGCAGCCAGCTTGGCCGACTCGCCGACTTCGACGCGATCAGCGTGATAGCGCACGGCAGACGGCAGGATGACCTGCCCGTCAGCGTCAGCCAGAGGCTCGGAAAGACCACTGCGCAATGCAGCGACCAGCGAATTGGTAGTGCCCAAGTCGATCCCCACAGCCAGACGACGCTGGTGCGGTTGAGGACTTTGGCCGGGTTCGGCGATCTGCAGTAGGGCCATCGTTATCAGGACTTATCTGTATATCAGGCGTGCGACCGGAGCGGCACTGGGTTAATCGTCGAGGCGCTCTTCTAACTGGCGCACTTCGTAGGTGAGCTTGTCGAGAAACTGCATGCGCCGCATCAGGCGTTCGGCCTGTTCACGTTGCGCTGCATCATCCCAACAGGCTGCGAAGCTTTCGTTCAGTTCATCCTGCGCAGTTTTCAGGCGACGCTTGAACACTGCAACACCCGCCAGGTCGGCGCTGTCTTGCAGGTCTTCGAGCTCTTCACGCAGCTCCATCTGCTGCAGAAGAAACTCCGGATCATGCACCGTGACCTCCAGCGGCAGCTCGCGACCGCCCATGGCGAGCAAGTAACGCGCACGCTTTGGGGGACTTTTGAGCGTCTGGTAGGCCTCGTTGAGGCTCGCGGATTGCTCTAGCGCCAGCCGCTGCTCGCGCTCGGAAGCGTCTGCAAAGCGGTCCGGATGAACACCGCGCGCCAACTCACGGTAGCGCGTGGCCAACTGATCGAGATCCAGACGGAAGCTCGGTTTCAGCTCAAATAAAGCGAAATGACAAGGAGTACCCACGCGCAGCCTCAGATGTTGAAGCTTTCGCCGCAGCCACATTCACCGCGCACGTTGGGGTTGTTGAACTTGAAGCCTTCGTTCAACCCTTCCTTGACGAAATCGAGTTCGGTGCCGTCCAGGTAGGCCAGGCTTTTCGGGTCGATGATCACTTTCTCGCCGTGACTTTCGAACACCTGATCCTCTGCAACCACCTCGTCGACAAACTCCAGCACGTAGGCAAGGCCGGAACAGCCTGTGGTGCGAACACCCAGACGAATCCCTTCACCTTTGCCGCGCCCGTTGAGGGAGCGTCGCACGTGTTGAGCAGCCGCTTCTGTCATGCTGATAGCCATCGGTGACTCCTTACTCGTCGCCAAAACTTGAAAGTCAGATCAAGCCTTTCTTCTGCTTGTAGTCGCGAACGGCCGCTTTGATA from Pseudomonas sp. ACM7 includes:
- the hscB gene encoding co-chaperone HscB codes for the protein MGTPCHFALFELKPSFRLDLDQLATRYRELARGVHPDRFADASEREQRLALEQSASLNEAYQTLKSPPKRARYLLAMGGRELPLEVTVHDPEFLLQQMELREELEDLQDSADLAGVAVFKRRLKTAQDELNESFAACWDDAAQREQAERLMRRMQFLDKLTYEVRQLEERLDD
- the iscA gene encoding iron-sulfur cluster assembly protein IscA, with the translated sequence MAISMTEAAAQHVRRSLNGRGKGEGIRLGVRTTGCSGLAYVLEFVDEVVAEDQVFESHGEKVIIDPKSLAYLDGTELDFVKEGLNEGFKFNNPNVRGECGCGESFNI